A window from Rhizosphaericola mali encodes these proteins:
- a CDS encoding NAD(P)/FAD-dependent oxidoreductase, with translation MNKNNFDVIIIGGSYAGLSAAMALGRSLRKVLILDTNKPCNRQTPHSHNFITHDGDAPMKIASLAKEQVLKYATVTLKYEEAITAQKNEFGFEVQTTIGNIYSCKKLILASGIKDVMPDIRGFSDCWGISVIHCPYCHGYEVKGEKTGIIANGDRGFHVASLVNNLTGNITILTNGKSNFTNEQLSKLAVHNITIVENEIVEIEHENGQVKNVIFNDGSLIAFKAVYAAIPFEQNSNIPLLLGCDFTEIGHIKVDTSYKTNIPGVFACGDCASMARTVANAVGSGNLVGAMVNMELTTESF, from the coding sequence ATGAATAAAAACAATTTTGACGTAATTATTATTGGTGGGAGTTATGCGGGTTTATCTGCAGCGATGGCATTGGGACGTTCATTGAGAAAGGTATTGATTTTAGATACGAATAAACCTTGCAATAGACAAACGCCGCATTCTCATAATTTTATCACACATGATGGAGATGCGCCTATGAAAATTGCAAGTTTGGCAAAAGAGCAAGTTTTGAAATATGCAACTGTAACACTGAAATATGAAGAGGCTATTACTGCTCAAAAAAATGAGTTCGGCTTTGAAGTTCAAACGACTATTGGTAATATTTATAGTTGTAAAAAACTTATTTTGGCCTCAGGTATTAAAGATGTAATGCCTGATATTCGAGGATTTTCCGATTGTTGGGGTATTTCTGTTATTCATTGCCCTTATTGTCATGGTTACGAGGTGAAAGGTGAAAAAACTGGAATTATAGCGAATGGAGATCGTGGTTTTCATGTGGCTAGTTTAGTAAATAATTTGACAGGCAATATCACTATATTGACGAATGGAAAATCCAATTTTACGAATGAACAATTATCCAAACTAGCAGTACATAATATAACTATAGTTGAAAATGAAATAGTAGAAATTGAACATGAGAATGGACAAGTAAAAAACGTTATTTTTAATGATGGTTCACTAATAGCATTTAAAGCGGTCTATGCTGCAATTCCATTCGAACAAAATTCAAATATACCATTGCTATTAGGTTGCGACTTTACAGAAATAGGACATATAAAAGTGGATACATCATATAAAACCAATATTCCAGGCGTCTTTGCTTGTGGCGATTGTGCTTCTATGGCTAGAACTGTAGCGAATGCTGTAGGTTCTGGTAATTTGGTTGGCGCTATGGTAAATATGGAATTAACAACGGAAAGTTTTTAG
- a CDS encoding PPC domain-containing DNA-binding protein: MKLRTFITILILTIMTQVNAQSFIKGNGWTARKVGTTYIVSLNDKTSILEDLTDFVKSEKITAGSIVGIGAINEATLRFFDPTTKNYVDKKFSEQMEVSNITGNISEVLDKPMLHLHVTLGRSDYSALAGHLLDGKIRGAGELYVYPVDSKIIKVKNENVGLNFYDFEK; the protein is encoded by the coding sequence ATGAAACTAAGAACATTTATCACTATTTTAATTCTAACGATTATGACACAAGTAAATGCACAATCCTTTATAAAAGGAAATGGTTGGACTGCTAGAAAAGTAGGAACAACTTATATAGTTAGTCTTAATGATAAAACGAGTATACTAGAAGATTTAACGGATTTTGTAAAAAGTGAGAAAATTACAGCAGGAAGTATTGTCGGTATCGGAGCTATAAATGAAGCAACACTTCGCTTTTTTGATCCTACAACAAAAAATTATGTAGACAAAAAATTTTCCGAACAAATGGAAGTGAGCAATATAACAGGTAATATTTCTGAAGTTTTAGACAAACCAATGTTACACTTACATGTTACTCTTGGTAGAAGTGATTATTCCGCATTAGCAGGACATTTGTTAGATGGGAAAATACGTGGCGCTGGTGAATTATATGTTTACCCTGTAGATAGTAAAATTATTAAAGTTAAAAACGAAAATGTAGGTTTGAATTTCTACGATTTCGAAAAATAG
- a CDS encoding L-dopachrome tautomerase-related protein has protein sequence MRKKIIYNSKTALFSLIFGMVFLTTIQAQTDPPKLNLIAETYKNNWNGVAISNDGRLFAEFPRFDKGDYPSIVEIKKDGSQVPYPNKEWNSWKKGNDPLKAFVSLNAIYINKEDNHLWAVDPGDPNFGANIKGAEKLVEMDVNTNKVIQTYIVPTEMVPGNTHFNDIRIKGDWVYITESTQGSIFVLNKKTKKFRRLLLDSKLTKADTSIHPEYFGRILEASPGKAPVLNADQVELNPAGDTLYFSSPFGPNLYQVATADLRNETLTTPELEKRISVYITMNPIGGLIMDKKGNLYLGEVKNGSIRCVGQDKKTKWILQDDRIKWPDALSISEDGTFYIAIAQVGSLPMMSNGKDLRNPPFYIFSFKPKE, from the coding sequence ATGAGAAAAAAAATAATTTATAATTCAAAAACAGCTCTATTTTCACTCATATTTGGAATGGTATTTTTGACTACCATTCAAGCGCAAACAGATCCTCCTAAATTAAATCTCATTGCAGAAACATATAAAAATAATTGGAATGGTGTTGCGATATCCAATGATGGTCGATTATTTGCCGAATTTCCAAGATTTGACAAAGGGGATTATCCGTCGATTGTAGAAATTAAGAAAGACGGCAGTCAAGTGCCCTATCCAAATAAAGAATGGAATAGTTGGAAAAAAGGAAATGATCCACTGAAGGCATTTGTTTCGTTGAATGCCATTTATATCAATAAGGAAGACAACCATTTGTGGGCGGTTGATCCCGGAGATCCTAATTTCGGTGCGAATATTAAAGGTGCGGAGAAATTGGTAGAAATGGATGTGAATACCAACAAAGTCATCCAAACTTATATCGTACCAACGGAAATGGTGCCCGGAAATACGCATTTTAATGACATTCGCATCAAAGGAGATTGGGTGTATATTACAGAATCTACACAAGGCTCTATTTTTGTTTTGAATAAAAAAACAAAGAAATTTAGACGACTATTATTGGATTCTAAACTGACAAAAGCAGATACCAGTATTCACCCAGAATATTTTGGTAGAATATTGGAAGCAAGTCCTGGTAAAGCACCTGTACTTAATGCAGATCAAGTAGAACTGAACCCAGCAGGTGATACTTTATATTTTAGTAGTCCATTTGGTCCTAATTTATATCAAGTTGCGACTGCCGATTTGCGTAATGAAACGCTTACTACACCCGAACTAGAAAAGCGTATTTCTGTTTATATAACTATGAATCCGATTGGCGGATTGATCATGGATAAAAAAGGAAATTTATATTTGGGTGAAGTTAAAAATGGTTCTATTCGTTGTGTCGGACAGGACAAAAAGACCAAATGGATTTTACAGGATGATCGGATTAAATGGCCTGATGCGTTGAGTATCTCCGAAGATGGAACATTTTACATTGCGATTGCGCAGGTGGGAAGTCTACCAATGATGTCTAACGGAAAAGACTTGAGAAATCCTCCATTTTACATATTTAGTTTTAAACCAAAGGAATAG
- a CDS encoding SulP family inorganic anion transporter gives MSGIRLFDFTQKINYKNELFSGFAVAMTMIPESLSFAILAGFPPLMGVYAAFIMGLITSILGGRPGMISGGAGSTTIVLIALMQKSGLEYVFAAIVLAGLIQLFIGIMKWGKFICLVPKSVMYGFVNGLAIVIFMAQIHQFKINVDGHSQWMHGNELWLMMTLVILTILVVWIFPKITKKFPPTLVAIFAVFAIVYIFHIPTKTVGDIASVAGGFPPFHIPKISFNWQSLQLIFPYSLVMACVGLTEGLLTLNVVDEITASKGNSNRECIAQGIANMTNGFFYGMGGCSMIAQTLVNLNSGSRARLSGIIASLTILIIILVGAPFISKVPMAALTGVMIMVAIETFEWTSFKIIGKMPFADIFIGILVALITVLFSNLALAVLIGVILSALVFAWQNAKKIRVSSFINTSNEKKYTISGPLFFGSTMAFLEAFTIESDPVSIIIDFKSSRIADMSGIDAIQNILNKYASVNKEVHLLNLDDESRLVLEKSGVLITLSN, from the coding sequence ATGTCAGGAATCCGGTTATTTGATTTTACACAAAAAATTAATTATAAGAATGAATTATTTTCTGGATTTGCAGTCGCTATGACTATGATTCCAGAGTCTCTTTCTTTCGCCATTTTAGCGGGGTTTCCACCTTTAATGGGTGTGTATGCAGCATTTATTATGGGGTTAATTACTTCGATATTAGGTGGTCGACCTGGAATGATTTCTGGAGGTGCTGGTTCAACAACGATTGTCTTAATCGCATTAATGCAAAAAAGTGGATTGGAATATGTTTTTGCTGCAATAGTTCTAGCTGGATTGATACAATTATTTATAGGTATAATGAAATGGGGTAAATTTATATGCCTTGTTCCAAAATCTGTGATGTATGGTTTTGTAAATGGGTTAGCAATTGTAATCTTCATGGCCCAAATACATCAGTTTAAAATAAATGTGGATGGACATTCGCAGTGGATGCATGGTAATGAATTATGGCTAATGATGACATTGGTGATATTGACTATATTGGTAGTGTGGATTTTTCCCAAAATCACTAAAAAATTTCCACCAACATTAGTTGCCATTTTTGCGGTATTTGCAATTGTATATATATTTCACATTCCAACTAAGACCGTGGGTGATATTGCGTCAGTTGCTGGCGGATTTCCCCCCTTTCATATTCCTAAAATTTCGTTTAATTGGCAAAGTTTGCAATTAATTTTCCCTTATTCTTTAGTAATGGCCTGTGTTGGACTTACTGAAGGCTTGTTAACTCTGAATGTTGTGGACGAAATAACTGCATCAAAGGGAAATAGTAATAGAGAATGCATTGCTCAAGGTATTGCAAATATGACCAATGGCTTTTTTTATGGTATGGGAGGATGTTCAATGATTGCACAGACATTGGTCAATCTTAACTCTGGATCTAGAGCTCGACTTTCTGGTATAATAGCATCGTTAACAATTTTAATCATTATATTAGTAGGAGCTCCATTTATAAGCAAAGTTCCTATGGCAGCATTAACTGGAGTAATGATTATGGTTGCTATCGAAACTTTTGAATGGACAAGTTTTAAAATTATTGGAAAAATGCCATTCGCAGATATATTCATCGGAATTCTCGTTGCGTTGATTACTGTTTTGTTTAGTAATCTAGCTCTAGCAGTTTTGATTGGAGTTATCTTATCTGCATTAGTATTTGCATGGCAAAATGCAAAAAAAATAAGGGTGTCAAGTTTTATAAATACGTCAAACGAGAAAAAATATACAATTTCAGGTCCTTTATTCTTCGGCTCGACCATGGCATTTCTAGAAGCTTTTACAATTGAATCAGATCCAGTAAGTATTATAATTGATTTTAAATCGAGTAGGATAGCGGATATGTCTGGAATAGATGCAATACAAAATATATTGAATAAATATGCATCGGTAAATAAAGAGGTTCATTTACTAAATTTGGATGATGAAAGCCGTTTAGTTTTGGAAAAGTCTGGAGTATTGATTACTTTATCAAATTAA
- a CDS encoding nuclear transport factor 2 family protein, producing MALKFKNISDEILDIYKDLFEAEKEREAAMITGNVEVLQKLLAEDAIYIHSSAKVDNTQSYIAPILAKKVRYDVLEIEISRIININENKIVLLYGQVQIEALLEGSYTKLDNLFTMIWKLENNQWVMYSWQSTKKL from the coding sequence ATGGCTTTAAAATTTAAAAATATCTCAGACGAAATATTAGATATATATAAAGACTTATTTGAGGCTGAGAAAGAACGAGAAGCAGCAATGATAACAGGAAATGTTGAGGTACTACAAAAATTATTGGCGGAGGATGCAATTTACATTCACTCTTCGGCTAAAGTAGACAATACTCAATCTTATATAGCCCCAATATTAGCTAAAAAAGTGCGTTATGATGTACTAGAGATTGAAATTTCTAGAATTATAAACATCAATGAAAATAAAATAGTCTTATTATATGGACAGGTACAGATTGAAGCTCTATTAGAAGGTAGTTATACCAAGCTCGACAATCTTTTCACTATGATATGGAAATTGGAAAACAATCAATGGGTAATGTATTCTTGGCAATCTACTAAAAAACTATAA
- a CDS encoding nucleoside triphosphate pyrophosphohydrolase family protein, with protein MSSNNLDEIVKRSLEIRKKYHELEILHHKSEWSIEEDALAYLTDAGLVGRNIMSQQKRWPKENSENELIHKIGENFWWLTILSERSGINIKDAIDKFLDKTEQLLK; from the coding sequence ATGAGTAGTAATAATTTGGATGAAATAGTTAAACGATCTTTAGAAATAAGGAAAAAATATCATGAATTAGAAATACTACATCATAAAAGTGAATGGAGTATAGAAGAAGATGCGTTGGCTTACTTAACAGATGCTGGTTTGGTTGGTAGAAATATAATGTCTCAGCAAAAGCGTTGGCCAAAAGAGAATTCCGAAAATGAATTGATCCATAAAATAGGTGAAAATTTTTGGTGGTTAACAATACTATCTGAAAGATCTGGTATTAATATAAAAGATGCCATTGATAAATTTTTAGACAAAACAGAACAACTTTTAAAATAA
- a CDS encoding helix-turn-helix domain-containing protein, translated as MNEKLVKFNYHINEIETEMFFKMTIQLLEINIENPDYTIERLIKDIHLSRTQLHRKIKDKVGISTTDFIKIFKLKKSISFLEEGYNSSEVAFKVGFESPSYYSKCFGELFGLSPTNYQKKRVKNFFAPFQNIIKY; from the coding sequence ATGAACGAAAAACTCGTAAAATTTAACTATCATATTAATGAAATAGAAACTGAAATGTTCTTCAAAATGACAATTCAGTTATTAGAAATTAATATAGAAAACCCTGATTATACTATAGAAAGACTCATAAAAGATATACATTTAAGTCGTACCCAATTACATAGAAAAATTAAAGATAAAGTAGGAATATCTACTACTGATTTTATAAAAATATTTAAATTAAAAAAGTCGATTTCTTTTTTAGAAGAAGGTTATAATAGTTCAGAAGTTGCTTTCAAAGTTGGATTTGAAAGCCCATCCTACTATTCTAAGTGTTTCGGCGAATTATTTGGTTTATCTCCTACTAATTATCAAAAAAAACGTGTAAAGAATTTTTTTGCACCATTTCAAAATATAATAAAATACTAA
- a CDS encoding YciI family protein yields MFFIVRSQDHADKLAVRQEFTADHKAFLAKYTDQILIPGTLFLEEGGAAQGSIWIIKADSKEEVEKICLQDPFRINGLRKSVEIFIWSRVFPDKQVTI; encoded by the coding sequence ATGTTTTTTATAGTCAGAAGCCAAGATCATGCAGATAAATTAGCGGTTCGCCAAGAATTTACTGCTGATCATAAAGCTTTTTTAGCTAAATATACAGATCAAATTTTAATCCCAGGAACCTTATTTTTAGAAGAAGGTGGTGCTGCTCAAGGTTCTATTTGGATAATAAAAGCAGACTCAAAAGAAGAAGTAGAAAAAATTTGTTTACAAGATCCATTTAGGATAAATGGTTTACGTAAATCGGTGGAAATTTTCATATGGAGTCGTGTATTTCCTGATAAGCAAGTGACGATTTAG
- a CDS encoding 5'-methylthioadenosine/S-adenosylhomocysteine nucleosidase family protein — protein sequence MIHINAENQFPVDNILFSFALATEAADVFDQYNTLITGIGKVNATYELTKLIQLKKPSLIINLGSAGSDFFKKGEVVCCTKFVQRDMDVRGLGYTQYETPLSGLPIVIEYGLAFAGLPIGICGTGDSFEMGHEPTIYNVVDMESYALAMIAMKENIPFLCLKYISDGADDNAAEDWNIQVHKAALAYGKILQL from the coding sequence GTGATTCATATAAATGCAGAAAATCAATTTCCCGTTGATAATATCCTATTTTCATTTGCACTAGCGACAGAAGCCGCGGACGTTTTTGATCAATATAATACACTCATAACAGGAATCGGAAAAGTGAATGCTACCTATGAATTGACAAAATTGATTCAATTAAAAAAGCCATCACTAATTATCAATTTGGGGTCTGCGGGTAGTGATTTTTTTAAAAAAGGAGAAGTTGTTTGCTGTACAAAATTTGTCCAAAGGGATATGGATGTGCGAGGCTTAGGTTATACACAATACGAAACGCCGCTTTCTGGATTGCCTATAGTGATTGAATATGGTCTTGCTTTCGCAGGATTGCCTATAGGGATCTGTGGAACTGGAGATAGTTTTGAAATGGGACATGAACCAACAATTTACAATGTCGTTGATATGGAATCTTATGCTCTAGCAATGATTGCTATGAAAGAAAATATTCCATTTTTGTGCTTGAAATATATTTCAGATGGAGCAGATGATAATGCAGCTGAAGATTGGAATATACAAGTTCATAAAGCCGCATTAGCTTATGGAAAAATTCTACAATTATAA
- a CDS encoding putative quinol monooxygenase → MKTLKIVAKFVVTPETKQTIIDAVLKCQGPSRAEEGNNYYDLTESVEDENVVVILEEWKSQEAIDFHNSTEHFKELIASVTGKADVTIDVLKILN, encoded by the coding sequence ATGAAAACATTAAAAATTGTAGCAAAATTTGTAGTAACACCAGAAACGAAACAAACCATAATTGATGCTGTACTAAAATGTCAAGGACCCTCTCGGGCAGAAGAAGGTAATAATTACTATGACTTGACTGAAAGTGTCGAAGATGAAAATGTCGTAGTTATCTTAGAAGAATGGAAATCACAAGAAGCTATTGATTTTCACAATTCCACTGAGCATTTCAAAGAATTGATCGCCTCTGTTACTGGTAAAGCCGATGTTACTATCGATGTGTTGAAAATTTTAAATTAA
- a CDS encoding LysR family transcriptional regulator, translated as MELRQLRYFVNIVDTMSFTMASKQLYISQSTLSQQIIQLEDELAVKLFNRNGKHISLTEEGRYFYPYAKDCIQKTKDAITILEELKKNNTGEIRIGVTYAFRKVIANALIAFYKKYPNIKIIVHFGSSNEMLEKLSRDLVDILITFDFSLDSIQFDKQVLFETPICLVVPKTHMLSKRKDISLRELANEKLIVQSKNFHTWDFVHQSFRQQNLCPNFIMEVNDNPTLLELIKNDIGFGIMAQTAIEKEEYLIAIPIEGLDMKRKVSAIRLKNIYLSEKLQYLCNLIQQNFSDTH; from the coding sequence ATGGAATTAAGACAGTTGAGATATTTTGTAAATATAGTGGACACTATGAGTTTTACAATGGCATCCAAACAACTTTATATATCACAAAGTACACTTTCTCAGCAAATAATTCAACTGGAAGATGAATTGGCAGTGAAGTTATTTAATCGAAATGGCAAACATATCTCGCTTACTGAAGAGGGACGTTATTTTTATCCTTATGCAAAGGATTGCATCCAAAAGACAAAAGATGCAATTACCATTTTGGAGGAGTTGAAGAAAAACAATACAGGAGAAATAAGAATAGGAGTGACTTATGCATTTAGAAAAGTTATTGCAAATGCGCTCATTGCCTTTTATAAAAAATACCCCAATATTAAAATCATAGTTCATTTTGGTTCTTCAAATGAAATGTTAGAAAAATTGAGTCGCGATTTGGTAGATATTCTAATTACGTTTGACTTTAGCTTGGATAGTATTCAATTTGATAAACAAGTTTTATTTGAAACCCCAATTTGTTTAGTGGTTCCAAAAACACACATGTTATCAAAAAGGAAAGACATTAGTTTGCGCGAATTGGCTAATGAGAAGTTAATAGTGCAAAGTAAAAATTTTCATACATGGGATTTTGTCCATCAAAGTTTTAGACAACAAAATCTTTGCCCTAATTTTATCATGGAAGTCAATGATAATCCAACGTTGTTAGAATTAATAAAAAATGATATTGGCTTTGGGATAATGGCACAAACTGCTATTGAAAAGGAGGAATATTTAATTGCTATTCCAATTGAAGGCTTAGATATGAAAAGAAAAGTCTCTGCCATTCGGTTAAAAAATATTTATTTGTCTGAAAAACTTCAATATCTGTGTAATTTAATTCAGCAGAATTTTTCCGATACCCATTAA
- a CDS encoding ester cyclase, translating into MSKLKEIVIRFNKEVIEAGNHNSFSELIDPNFINHSAPLNSQGPEGMIYTFNHILRPAISQLTVTILQQIEEEDLVTTRKQINGILTGQLFDVQPTNQPIKIDIIDIVRIKDGRYFEHWGLNTLSSIVAQLKDIQKSNTLD; encoded by the coding sequence ATGAGTAAGTTAAAAGAGATCGTAATACGATTCAATAAAGAAGTAATTGAAGCGGGAAATCATAATTCTTTTAGTGAATTAATAGATCCTAATTTTATAAATCACTCAGCACCTTTAAATTCTCAAGGGCCAGAGGGTATGATTTATACCTTTAATCATATTCTTCGTCCTGCCATTTCTCAACTAACCGTGACTATTTTACAACAAATTGAAGAAGAAGACCTCGTTACAACTAGAAAACAAATAAATGGCATTTTAACAGGGCAATTATTCGATGTACAGCCAACTAATCAACCTATCAAGATTGATATTATCGATATTGTAAGAATAAAAGACGGTAGGTATTTTGAACATTGGGGATTAAATACCCTATCATCAATAGTTGCACAATTAAAAGATATACAAAAATCAAATACATTGGATTGA
- a CDS encoding amidohydrolase family protein encodes MKHLPFFVSIFLSASQLVHAQDNVILKHATIIDGKGGVEKNADILIEGKKIIKIGTNLTAAGVKEIDLKGKTIMPSLISDHVHIGNVEGTESNAKFYTRDHILYQLEKYTNYGVNNIMVMGTDRPFLFDSGIRDSSAAGLLPGARIHTAAIGFGAVNGAPPLPMAMDQVFRPTAIDQIPRELDSIKAYKPELVKMWLDDFNGTYKIKMKPEIYKAIIAEAHKRNLRVAAHVYYLSDAHRLVQDGVDILGHSIRDSIIDDQLIQEMKQKGVIYIPTLSLDEFAFIYAKKTEWQNDPFFKASLEPGVYELITSQAYQDKIKNDPLFNTKVKALEIAMKNLKKLYDAGILIALGTDSGAMFVRAQGFSEHLELQLMTEAGLTPMEAIEVATGNAAKAIHIDQDFGTIEAGKVADLLILNANPLDNIKNTRKIYQVWKDGKKVSDGPIKK; translated from the coding sequence ATGAAACATTTACCCTTTTTCGTATCCATTTTCCTAAGCGCTAGTCAACTTGTACATGCTCAGGATAATGTAATCCTAAAACACGCAACTATCATTGATGGAAAGGGAGGTGTCGAGAAGAATGCTGATATCCTTATAGAGGGTAAGAAGATTATTAAAATTGGTACGAATTTGACGGCCGCTGGCGTTAAAGAAATCGATTTGAAAGGAAAAACTATCATGCCTTCATTAATTTCAGATCACGTACATATTGGAAATGTAGAAGGTACAGAGTCCAATGCGAAATTTTATACAAGAGATCACATTCTATATCAGTTAGAAAAATATACTAATTACGGCGTTAACAATATTATGGTCATGGGTACTGATCGTCCATTTTTATTTGACTCTGGTATTCGTGATTCAAGTGCAGCCGGGCTTTTGCCGGGCGCGCGCATACATACTGCTGCTATTGGGTTTGGTGCGGTGAATGGTGCACCTCCCTTACCTATGGCTATGGATCAAGTTTTCAGACCTACTGCAATAGATCAGATACCTCGCGAGTTGGATAGTATAAAAGCTTATAAGCCAGAATTGGTAAAGATGTGGCTAGATGACTTTAACGGTACTTATAAGATTAAAATGAAACCTGAAATATATAAGGCTATCATTGCGGAAGCACATAAACGGAATTTAAGAGTCGCTGCCCATGTATATTATTTATCCGACGCACATAGACTTGTACAAGATGGTGTAGATATCTTAGGACATAGTATTAGAGACTCCATTATTGATGATCAGTTGATACAAGAAATGAAGCAAAAAGGTGTAATTTATATTCCGACATTATCGTTAGATGAATTCGCTTTCATATATGCTAAAAAAACTGAATGGCAAAATGATCCATTTTTCAAAGCCTCATTGGAGCCTGGTGTGTATGAATTGATCACTTCGCAAGCTTATCAAGATAAGATAAAGAATGATCCTCTATTTAATACAAAAGTAAAAGCATTAGAAATTGCAATGAAAAATTTGAAGAAGTTGTATGATGCCGGTATATTAATAGCATTGGGAACAGACTCTGGAGCAATGTTTGTAAGAGCACAGGGTTTTTCAGAACATTTGGAATTACAATTAATGACAGAAGCAGGATTAACACCTATGGAAGCAATAGAAGTGGCTACAGGCAATGCGGCAAAAGCCATTCATATTGACCAAGATTTCGGAACGATTGAAGCCGGAAAGGTGGCCGATTTGCTAATTTTAAATGCCAATCCTCTTGATAATATTAAAAATACTAGAAAAATATATCAAGTTTGGAAAGATGGTAAGAAAGTCAGTGATGGTCCTATTAAAAAATAA
- a CDS encoding helix-turn-helix transcriptional regulator: MDIIYQLPEDFIKDTLHAPDEIIIRRYTSDIAHINSKISLNKNMLQMIISGSKSIKCSDGEMIVHSDELFVLHHGHILTSDIITDKTSFESIILYFSDSTYNNFFARYIENDYVIPEKKTFTVLKQDLILKSISQSIQLLLSNDIYFSKEVKQIKFDELFLHLFQIYPQTMLAFNIQTRINKAQDLVKIVELYTFRNITLTEMAFLCHMSMSTFKRKFIEYYHMTPQKWILKKRLEKAKILLQLSRENLSTIFEQIGYESLSSFSNAFKKEYGISPRKYKDSIQCI; the protein is encoded by the coding sequence ATGGATATTATATATCAACTCCCAGAAGATTTTATAAAAGATACGTTGCATGCTCCAGATGAAATCATCATTCGAAGGTATACATCTGATATTGCTCATATAAATAGCAAAATATCACTGAATAAAAATATGCTGCAAATGATTATTTCTGGTAGTAAGTCGATTAAATGTAGTGATGGAGAGATGATTGTTCATTCAGATGAATTATTTGTCCTACATCATGGTCATATATTGACATCTGATATTATTACAGATAAAACTTCTTTTGAAAGTATAATATTATATTTTTCAGATAGTACGTACAATAATTTTTTTGCTCGCTATATAGAAAATGACTATGTTATTCCAGAAAAAAAAACTTTTACAGTTTTAAAGCAGGACTTAATTTTAAAAAGTATTAGCCAGTCCATTCAGTTATTATTGAGTAATGATATCTATTTTTCGAAAGAAGTTAAACAAATAAAGTTTGATGAATTATTTCTCCATTTATTCCAAATATATCCTCAAACAATGTTGGCATTTAATATTCAAACTAGAATAAATAAGGCTCAAGATTTAGTAAAAATAGTTGAACTATACACTTTTAGAAATATAACTTTAACTGAGATGGCTTTCCTATGTCACATGAGTATGTCAACATTTAAACGAAAATTTATTGAATATTACCATATGACACCTCAAAAATGGATACTCAAAAAGCGATTGGAAAAAGCCAAAATACTTTTACAATTAAGTAGAGAGAATCTGTCTACTATATTTGAACAAATTGGATATGAATCCTTGTCAAGTTTCTCCAATGCATTTAAGAAAGAATATGGTATTTCTCCGCGTAAATACAAAGACTCAATCCAATGTATTTGA